In Actinomadura luteofluorescens, the sequence CCCGGACCACCACGGCGGTCATCCGGTCGTGCGCGCGCGCCGCCCGCTCCACGGCCGCGCTGCGCGCCTTGACCTCCTCGTTGGCGGCGCTCAGCTCGGTCAGGGCGGTCCGGGTCTCCTCCAGGAGGCGGGCGTTGTCGATGGCGATCGCGGCGTGCGCGGCGAGCGAGCCGAGCAGCGCCACCTCCTCCTGGTCGAACGGGCGCTCGCTGCGGTTCGCCGCCGTCAGCACCCCGATGACCCGGCTGCCCAGCCGCATCGGCACGCCGAGGATGGCGACCAGGCCCTCCTCGGCGACCGCGTCGTCGATGAACCCGCGGTGCTGGAACTGCGCGTCCCCCAGGTAGTGGTCGCTGTTGTAGGGCATCGCGGTCTGCGCCACCAGGCCGACCAGGCCGGTGCCCATCGGCAGCCTCAGCTGCCGGAACGCCGCCGACACCGACCCGTCGGTCACCCGCATGTAGGTGTCGCCGCGCGCGTCGTCGTTCAGCGTCAGGTAGGCGATGTCGGCGTTCAGCAGCCGCCGGGCGCGCCGGGTGATCGCCTCCAGCACCGCGTCGAGGCCGCGCAGCCCGGCGAGGTCGCCCGCGGTGTCGAACAGCGCCGCCAGCTCGTTCTCGCGCCGGGCGTGCCGCCGCATGATCGTCCGGACCCGCAGCGCGGCGAGCTTCACCGCCTCCAGTTCCTCCAGGACGGCCGGGGACGCGCCCTCGGCCCGCGCCTGGACGAGGGGACCCTCGAACTCGACGGGAGAGGCCTCCCGGGCCAGCAGTTCGAGGAAGACGCCGCAGGTCATACGGGTCATTCTTAGTGCGCCGTCCAGCCGCCGTCGAGTGCCAGGGAGGCGCCGGTCACCATCGAGGCGGGCGGCGAGCACAGGTAGGCGACGAGTTCGGCCACCTCGTCCGGCTCGATCAGGCGCTTCACGGCGGCGTGGTCGAGCATGATCCGCTCGACGACCTCGTCCTCGTGCAGGCCGTGCGTGCGCGCCTGGTCGGCGATCTGGTTCTCCACCAGCGGGGTCCGCACGTAGGCGGGGTTGACGCAGTTGGACGTCACGCCGTGCGGAGCGCCCTCCAGCGCGATCACCTTGGAGAGCCCTTCGAGGCCGTGCTTGGCCGTCACGTAGGCCGACTTGTACGGCGAGGCCCGCAGCCCGTGCACGGACGAGATGTTGACGATGCGGCCCCAGCCGCGCTCGTACATGCCGGGCAGCGCGTCCCGCGCCAGCCGGAACGGCGCCTCCACCATCAGCCGCAGGATCCGCGCGAACGTCTCCGGCGGGAAGTCCTGGACGGGCGCCACGTACTGGATCCCGGCGTTGTTGACGAGGATGTCGGTGCCGGAGGCCAGCCCGTCGAGCGCGTCCACGTCGGCCAGGTCGGCGAGCAGGGGGACGCCGCCGATCTCGGCCGCGGTCCGCTCCGCCGCGTCCCCGTCCATGTCGGCCACCACCACCTCGGCGCCCGCCGCCGCGAGCCGCCGGGCGCAGGCGCGGCCTATGCCGCTCGCGCCACCGGTGACCAGGGCGCGCCGGCCCGCCAGATCCAGCGTCCCCGAAGTCCCCGCGGCCGCCCGCGGTGTCACGCTCGTCATGCGCAGAACCTACGGAGCACGGCCCCGCCCTCCCATGTGGGCCGCGCACACAATCCACCACCGGACGGTATGGGCTTGCGGCGATCTCCCTCCCACGGCCCGGGCGCTCACCGGTGCGGCTACCGTTGGCCCGCACTGGCCGCCCACACCGCGAGGGGTATGGATGCACGAGATCAGGCACCGCTTCGTCCGGTCGGACAGCGGGCTGCGCATGCACGTCGCGGAGGCGGGCGAGGGGCCACTCGTGCTCCTCCTGCACGGCTTCCCCGAATGCTGGTACTCCTGGCGCCACCAGCTCGTCGCGCTCGCCGAGGCCGGATTCCACGCCGTGGCGCCCGACCAGCGCGGCTACGCCCGCACGGGCGGCCCGGCGGACCCCGGCCAGTACTCGATCCTGCACCTGGCCGGTGACGCGGTCGGTCTCATCGGCCCGCTCGGCGCGGACCGCGCCGTCGTCGTCGGCCACGACTGGGGCGCCCCCGTCGCCTGGGCCGTCGCGCAGATGCGCCCCGACAAGGTCCGCGGCGTGGTCGGCATGTCGGTGCCGCACCGCCCGCGGAGCAGCAGGCCGCCCGTCGAGTCCATGCGCCGCCTGTTCGGCGACGGCTTCTACATGGTGCACTTCCAGCAGCCCGACGTCCCGGAGGCCGAACTCGACCGCGACCGGGCGGCCACGTTCCGCCGGATGCTGTACGGGGTGTCCGGCGACGGCCCCTGCCCGCCGCTGATCGCCCCGGAGGGCGGCGGCTTCCTCGACGGCCTCCCGGACCCGGAGAAGCTGCCCGGCTGGCTGACCGGCGAGGACATCGCCGCCTACGTCGAGGAGTACGCCGGAAGCGGCTTCACCGGCCCCGTCAACTGGTACCGCAACCTCGACCGCAACTGGGAGCTCACCGCCGCCTGGCACCGCGCCCCCATCGGCCCGCCCGCCCTCTACATCGCGGGCGACCGCGACCTCGTCGCCATCGGCGCCCGCGACGCGATCGACACCATGCGCGACTTCGTGCCGAACCTGCGCGAGACCGTCTGGCTGTCCGGATGCGGCCACTGGACGCAGCAGGAACGCCCCGCCGAGGTCAACGAGGCTGTGCTCGGCTTCCTACGCGCCCTCTGACCGCCGGCCCCTCGGAATGCCGGCCCCTCGGACTGTCGGACCCGCCGCGTACGGTCGGCGCGTGAACCGCACGGACCGCTTGTACGCCCTGGTGGAGGAGCTACGCGCCCGCGCGCCGCGCCGGGTCAGAGCGCGGGAGCTCGCCGCACGCTACGAGGTGAGCGTCCGCACGATCGAGCGCGACATCGGCGCCCTCCAGCAGGCCGGTGTGCCGATCTTCGCGGACGTGGGCCGCGGCGGCGGCTACACGCTCGACAAGAGCCGCACGCTGCCGCCGCTGAACTTCACCCCCGCCGAGGCCGTCGCCCTCGCGATCACCCTGTCCCGGGCCGGCGGCTCGCCCTACTCCCGGGCCGCCCGCACCGCCCTCCACAAGATCGTCGCCGCGATGTCGGCCGCCGACAGCGCCTCGGCCCGCGAGCTGGCCCAGCGGGTCCGCTTTCTGACCCCCGCCGAGAAGGACGACCCGGCCTCCGTGCCGGCGGTGCTGGAGGAGGCGATCCGCACCCGCCGGGTGGTCCGCCTCACCTACGTCGACCGGACGGGCACCGAAACCGAACGCGACGTCGAGCCCGTCACGTTCACCGCGACCAGCAACGGCTGGTACCTGACCGCGTGGTGCCGCATGCGAGGCGGGAGCCGTATTTTCCGCACCGACCGCGTCCGCCGCGCCGCCCTCCTGGAAGAGACCGCCCCCGAGCGTCCCGTCGAGGCCATGCACGACGACATCCCGTCCGACTACACCGTCCGGCCCCTGGAATTCATCTAGCGCCCTACGGCGGCAGGCCCGCACGACGGGAGACGTGCGGGCCTGCGGTCACGGTCAGCCGGTGTAGTTCGGCAACTTGGGGATGGGCTTGCCGGGCGGCTGGGGCATCGGCGCCCCGCTGGGCTCCGTCCCGTGGCCGGGGGGACGGGTCGGGCTCGGCTCGCCGCCGTGGGTGGTCGGGGTGGGGGTGGCCGCCGGGGCGGTCGGCTTGGGCGTGGCGGTGGTGGCCTCGGCGGCGGCCACACCGGTGCCGGCCAGGCCGACGCCCAGCGCGACGGCCGCGATGAGAGACTTCAGGCGCATCCATGTTCCTTTCGGCGTTGTTTCATTTCTTGACGACGACGGGCGTGCCGATCGCCAGGTTCTTGGCCATCCAGGTGATGTCTTCATTGCCGACCCGCACGCAGCCGTGGCTGACCTTGCGGCCCAGCGCCGACGCCCTGTTCGTGCCGTGCACGGCGAGCTGCCCGGGGCCGCCGGCGAAGGTCTTCAGCGTCGGAGAGAAACCGCTCAGCCCGAAGGCGTACGCGCCGTAGTCCCCGTCGGGGTTCGGCGGCCGGACCAGTTCGGTGAAGTAGAAGCGGCCGGGCGGGGTGGGGGTGCCGCCCTCGCCGGTGGCGACCTTGCCGGTGCGCAGCACCGTGTCGCCGTCGAAGACGGTGAACGTGAACGCCCTCGGGTCGATCTCCATGCGGTGGGCCGTCGACGACAGCGTGACGTCGGACGCCTTGACCCACCCGGTGCTGCCGTTCGGCCGGATCGGCAGCAGCACCCTGAGCCAGCCGCCGTCCTCGGCGTCGACGAGGAAGACCCGGGTGGCGCCCATCTCGTTGGGGCTGGACAGCGTCTTCCAGACCGCCCCGTCGCCCTTCCGCCTGTGCACGGCGATCGCTCGGCCGCGCACGGTCGCTATCTCCGCACCGCCCTGCCGCTGCCGTTCCGGCTGCTGTGGTCCGGCGGCCGCCGGCCGGTCCGCGTCGGGCGGGCCGCCCCCTGATCTTCCGTCGCCCGGCGAGCCGCAGCCGGCCGACCCGGCGATCAGGCCGGCGGCGAGCAGGACGCCGGTGTGGATCTTGACTTGGCGCATGCCGCGAGATGCTGGTCGAGGAGTGTGAAGAACCTGTGAGCGCGGTGTGATGATCCCGTGGTGCCGTGACCGGCTTGGCTACGCTCAGGCCCCATGTGCGCGAATGTCCTGGTCGCGGAGGACGACCCCAAGCAGGCGGAGCTGCTGCGCCGGTACCTCCGGCGGGAGGGGCACTCCGTGGTGGTCGTCCACGACGGGCGGGCCGCGCTCGACGCGGCCCGCGCGCGCCGCCCCGACCTCGTCCTGCTCGACGTGATGATGCCGGGGATCGACGGCCTCGACGTGTGCCGCGGGCTGCGCGCCGAGTCCGACGTGCCGGTGCTCATGCTCACCGCCCGCTCGACGGAGGACGACCTGCTGCGCGGCCTCGACCTCGGCGCCGACGACTACGTCACCAAGCCCTACAGCCCGCGCGAGCTGATGGCCCGGGTGCGCACGCTGCTGCGGCGGACCGGGCGGGGGAGCGGCGAGCCGGTGTACCGGGTCGGCGGCATCACGGTGGACCCAGAACGGCACACGGTCCTCGCGGACGGGCGCGAGGTCGAGTGCACGCCGGCGGAGTTCCGCATCCTGGAGGCGCTGGCCGCCCGGCCGGGGCGGGTCCTCACCCGGGCGCAGCTCCTGGAGCACCTGCACGGCTTCGACCGCTTCATCACCGAGCGCACGGTGGACGTGCACGTGAAGAACCTGCGCAAGAAGATCGAGCCGCAGCCGCGCCGGCCGGTCCGGCTGTGCACCGTGTACGGCGTCGGGTACAAGCTGGTCGGCGATCGTGCGCCATAGCCTGCTCGCACGGCTGGTCGCCAGCTCGGTACTGATCGCGGTGTGCTCGATCACGGCGACGGCGTGGCTGGCGGCGCGCGGCACGTCCGGCGAGATCCGGCAGCGGCAGGGCCGGACGCTCGCCCGCGACGCCCGGATCAACGACGCGCTGCTCGGCTACGCGGCGAGCCACCCGCGCTGGGACGGCGTCGGGGAGACCGTGCGGGGGCTGGCCCGGCAGAGCGGGCAGCGGGTCGCGCTGGCGAGCGAGGGCGGCGCCCGGATCGCGGACTCGGCGGCCGGCCGGCCGCCGCTGCCGGCGCGCCCCTCCGCCGTGGTCGACCCTCTCGCCGTCGACGTCTCGCTCGGGCCCGGCGCGGCCACCGACCGGATCGACGCGCGTGCGGCGGGGCCGTTCCGGCTGCCGGAGCCCGAGCGGGTGAGGCTGCGCCAGGAGGTCGACGCGCAGGCGGCGTGCCTGCGCCGCGAGGGCCGGCGCGCCGCGGTCCTCGTCGGGCCCGGCGGCCGCCCGTACCTGCGCCGCGAGGGCGGCCCGACCGACCCGCCACGGGCCACGAACCCCCCAGGCGCGCCCTCCGGACAGGAGCCCTCCCCGCGCGCGGCGTTCGCGCGAACGTCCGGTGGCGGGGCGGTCCGGTTCGCCGCCGTGGCCGAGACGCCGTCGGTCTCACCGACGCCGAAACCGTCCTCGACCGAGCCGGGCGAGGAGCCGCGGCGGCCGGGGGCCACACCGGGCGCGCCGCCGGGCGTGCCGAACCCCGTGCCGACCGGCGGGCCCGGCGAGCGCCCGGGGAACCGGCCCGCCCCGACGCCGGAGCCCGCGTCGTGCTCGCCGAACGCGCCCGGACCGACCGCCACCGAGAAGCGCGCGCTCGGCCGGCTCGCCGCCCTGGTCCGGCAGTGCCGCGGGAGCCGGGTCGAGGTGTGGCTGGACGAGACCGGCACGCCGGCCGGTCCGGCGTCGGCCGCCGAGTGCCTGGCCACCGCGCGCCGCACCCAGCTGAAGCCGTACGTCGCGCCCGCCGCGGTGCTCTACATCGGCTCACCGGAGGACCGCACCCCGGCCATCGACCCGTACGGCATCGCGGGGGTCACCGCGGTGATCCTCGTCCTGGCGGTCGGGGTCAGCGTCCTCGTCGCCACCCGGCTGGCGCGGCCGGTGCGAGCCGTCACCGCGGCGGCCCGGCGGATGCGGGGAGGCGACGGCTCGGCGCGGGTGACGGTGCGCGCCAAGGGCGAGGTCGGCGAGCTGGGCGCCGCGTTCAACGAGATGTCCGAGCACCTGGACCGCATGGAGCGGCAGCGCAAGGCGATGGTCAGCGACGTGTCGCACGAGCTGCGCACGCCGCTCAGCAACATCCGAGGCTGGCTGGAGGCCGCCCAGGACGGCGTGGCCGACCTGGGCCCGGCCCTGACCGCCTCGCTGGTCGAGGAGGCCACGCTGCTCCAGCACATCGTCGACGACCTGCAGCAGCTCGCGCTCGCCGACGTGGGCAGGCTGCGGCTGCACCCCGAGCCGGTCGACGTGGCCGACCTGGTCGAGCAGATCGCGACCGTCTACCGGGCCGCGGCCGAGGCCGCCGAGCTGGCGCTGACCGCCGAGGTGACCGGGCGGCCGCACCTGGACGCCGACCCGGTCCGGCTGCGGCAGGCGGTCGGCAACCTGCTCGCCAACGCGGTCCGCTACACCCCTGCGGGTGGGCGGGTGAGCCTGCGCGCGTACGCCGACGGCGACGACGTGCTGATCGAGGTCGCCGACACCGGGCCGGGCATCGCGCCCGAGCACCTGCCGCACGTCTTCGACCGGTTCTGGCGGGCCGAGAAGTCGCGCAGCCGGCAGACGGGCGGCAGCGGGCTGGGCCTGGCCATCGTGCGGCAGCTCGCCGAGGCGCACGGCGGATCGGCGGCGGTGCGCAGCGAGCCGGGCCGGGGCGCGACGTTCGTCCTGCGACTCCCCGGCTCACCGGACGACGCCTGACCCGGCGCGGCGCGATCCCGAAGGATTTCCGGTCAGCCGTGTAATCCGCCGGGGGCTTCTCCGACTTCTCGGCGTAACGGTCCCGAGGAGAGAGGAGGTGGCGTGGACGAGCAAGAGGCCCGATTCACCCGCCTCTACGAGACGTACTACCGCAACGTCTTCGGCTATGTCGTGCTGCGGGCCGCCCCCCAGGCCGCCGAGGACCTGACGGGCGAGGTGTTCACCGTCGCGTGGCGGAAGATCGACGAGATCCCCGACCAGGCGCTGCCGTGGCTGCTGGGCGTGGCCAGGAACCTGGTCCGCCAGTCGCACGGCGCGGCGGGCCGGGCGCGCGGACTGGTGGACCGGCTGGCCGGTCTCACCACCGACGCCGACCTGCACGCCTGGGACGTCGCCGAGCACCTCATCGCCCGCGACCAGGCGCTGGCCGCCCTGCGGGCCCTTCCCGCCAAGGAGGCCGAGGCGGTCACCCTGACCGCCTGGCACGGGCTCGGCCCCGCGGAGGCGGCCCGCGTCGCGGGCTGCACCCGCACCGCCTTCATCGTCCGGTTGCACCGGGGACGCCGCCGGCTGGCCAAGGCGATCGAGACGTCCCAGGAAAGCCCCGCGCGAGCGCACGGCCGCGCCCCGCGCCCGCGAGTCATCCAGGAGAAGCAGTGAAGCAGGACGAACTGGACAACCTGATCGTCGCCCTGAAGCCCGCGGCGGTCGCCGAACTCGCCGAGGACGCCTACGCGCGGCGCGCCGACGTGGCGCAGGTCCGTGCGCGCGCCGGCGCCTCGGCCGTGAACCCGCGCGTGGTCCCGGCGCGGCGGCCGGTCCGCCGGCTGGCCCTCGCCGGCGGCGTGGCCGCGGTGGCGGCCGCGGCGGCGCTCGCCGTCGCCATGCCGTCGGACGGCCCAGGCGCCGACCCCGGCCCCGGCGCCGGACACGACGGGACGCTCGACACCCGCACGTTCCTGCTGGCCAGCGCGAAGACGGCCGCCGAGCAGTCCGCCACCCGCGGGGCCTGCTGGTACAAGCGGACCCGCATGTGGCAGGACATCATGCCCTTCAAGCCCGGCCCGGGCGTGCCGACGCCCGCACGCAAGTCCATGGGCAGGCCCCAGAACTTCCAGGTGCGGACCGCGAGCAGCGTTGAGGACTGGGCATGCGCCCAGAGCGGGACCCGTATGCGCTTCGGTACGAACGGACCGCTGGACATCAAGGTCACCTTCCCCACGAAGAAGGACGAGGCCGCCTGGAAGGCGGCGGGCTCGCCCCCGCTCGACGTCAACGCCGGCACGACCGTCTCGAAGCCGCGCATGGTCACCTACGCCAAGGGCTCGCACCTGGTGAACCCCGTCATCGGGTCCCACGAGATCGAGTGGAAGACGATCGCGAAGCTGCCGGCGACCGACGGCGCCCTGGAGAGCTACCTGCGCAGGCTGTGGCAGCAGGACCGCCGGGGCGGCGCGCACGGCTACACCGCCCCGGCCGATTTCGGGGAGTACGTCTTCGTCAGCGCGTGGGACCTGTTCATGGCCCCGACGACCCCCGGCACCCGGGCGGCCCTCTACCGGATCCTGGCGCGCACCCCGTCCGTCCGCGTCACCGGACAGGTCGTGGACCGGCTGGGCAGGCCCGGCGTGGCCGTCA encodes:
- a CDS encoding helix-turn-helix transcriptional regulator, which translates into the protein MNRTDRLYALVEELRARAPRRVRARELAARYEVSVRTIERDIGALQQAGVPIFADVGRGGGYTLDKSRTLPPLNFTPAEAVALAITLSRAGGSPYSRAARTALHKIVAAMSAADSASARELAQRVRFLTPAEKDDPASVPAVLEEAIRTRRVVRLTYVDRTGTETERDVEPVTFTATSNGWYLTAWCRMRGGSRIFRTDRVRRAALLEETAPERPVEAMHDDIPSDYTVRPLEFI
- a CDS encoding response regulator transcription factor, with protein sequence MCANVLVAEDDPKQAELLRRYLRREGHSVVVVHDGRAALDAARARRPDLVLLDVMMPGIDGLDVCRGLRAESDVPVLMLTARSTEDDLLRGLDLGADDYVTKPYSPRELMARVRTLLRRTGRGSGEPVYRVGGITVDPERHTVLADGREVECTPAEFRILEALAARPGRVLTRAQLLEHLHGFDRFITERTVDVHVKNLRKKIEPQPRRPVRLCTVYGVGYKLVGDRAP
- a CDS encoding 3-hydroxybutyrate dehydrogenase, with translation MTSVTPRAAAGTSGTLDLAGRRALVTGGASGIGRACARRLAAAGAEVVVADMDGDAAERTAAEIGGVPLLADLADVDALDGLASGTDILVNNAGIQYVAPVQDFPPETFARILRLMVEAPFRLARDALPGMYERGWGRIVNISSVHGLRASPYKSAYVTAKHGLEGLSKVIALEGAPHGVTSNCVNPAYVRTPLVENQIADQARTHGLHEDEVVERIMLDHAAVKRLIEPDEVAELVAYLCSPPASMVTGASLALDGGWTAH
- a CDS encoding sensor histidine kinase — translated: MRHSLLARLVASSVLIAVCSITATAWLAARGTSGEIRQRQGRTLARDARINDALLGYAASHPRWDGVGETVRGLARQSGQRVALASEGGARIADSAAGRPPLPARPSAVVDPLAVDVSLGPGAATDRIDARAAGPFRLPEPERVRLRQEVDAQAACLRREGRRAAVLVGPGGRPYLRREGGPTDPPRATNPPGAPSGQEPSPRAAFARTSGGGAVRFAAVAETPSVSPTPKPSSTEPGEEPRRPGATPGAPPGVPNPVPTGGPGERPGNRPAPTPEPASCSPNAPGPTATEKRALGRLAALVRQCRGSRVEVWLDETGTPAGPASAAECLATARRTQLKPYVAPAAVLYIGSPEDRTPAIDPYGIAGVTAVILVLAVGVSVLVATRLARPVRAVTAAARRMRGGDGSARVTVRAKGEVGELGAAFNEMSEHLDRMERQRKAMVSDVSHELRTPLSNIRGWLEAAQDGVADLGPALTASLVEEATLLQHIVDDLQQLALADVGRLRLHPEPVDVADLVEQIATVYRAAAEAAELALTAEVTGRPHLDADPVRLRQAVGNLLANAVRYTPAGGRVSLRAYADGDDVLIEVADTGPGIAPEHLPHVFDRFWRAEKSRSRQTGGSGLGLAIVRQLAEAHGGSAAVRSEPGRGATFVLRLPGSPDDA
- a CDS encoding L,D-transpeptidase, encoding MRQVKIHTGVLLAAGLIAGSAGCGSPGDGRSGGGPPDADRPAAAGPQQPERQRQGGAEIATVRGRAIAVHRRKGDGAVWKTLSSPNEMGATRVFLVDAEDGGWLRVLLPIRPNGSTGWVKASDVTLSSTAHRMEIDPRAFTFTVFDGDTVLRTGKVATGEGGTPTPPGRFYFTELVRPPNPDGDYGAYAFGLSGFSPTLKTFAGGPGQLAVHGTNRASALGRKVSHGCVRVGNEDITWMAKNLAIGTPVVVKK
- a CDS encoding RNA polymerase sigma factor, translated to MDEQEARFTRLYETYYRNVFGYVVLRAAPQAAEDLTGEVFTVAWRKIDEIPDQALPWLLGVARNLVRQSHGAAGRARGLVDRLAGLTTDADLHAWDVAEHLIARDQALAALRALPAKEAEAVTLTAWHGLGPAEAARVAGCTRTAFIVRLHRGRRRLAKAIETSQESPARAHGRAPRPRVIQEKQ
- a CDS encoding alpha/beta fold hydrolase, whose translation is MHEIRHRFVRSDSGLRMHVAEAGEGPLVLLLHGFPECWYSWRHQLVALAEAGFHAVAPDQRGYARTGGPADPGQYSILHLAGDAVGLIGPLGADRAVVVGHDWGAPVAWAVAQMRPDKVRGVVGMSVPHRPRSSRPPVESMRRLFGDGFYMVHFQQPDVPEAELDRDRAATFRRMLYGVSGDGPCPPLIAPEGGGFLDGLPDPEKLPGWLTGEDIAAYVEEYAGSGFTGPVNWYRNLDRNWELTAAWHRAPIGPPALYIAGDRDLVAIGARDAIDTMRDFVPNLRETVWLSGCGHWTQQERPAEVNEAVLGFLRAL